The window ACATTTGTGTGCGTCCTCGTAGACAAGTGCCCAGTGGATGCGGCTAAGCTAACTGTCGTGGTCAACAACATCGCGGTAGCCGAGCAGATTGGAGAGCTGTTTATCCACTGTAAATACGGCTGCAGGGCCACGGCCAGCGCTGCAGGCGGGGCCGCTGCCTGCACCTCCACAGTGGCCGGCAAACCTGGTGCGTACGAGGTGGACCCACTGGGCTGCCCATTCACCATCAAGCTGTCCACGCGCAAGTAAGGGCCGAGGGTTTCTAGAAGGATTGAACACATTGCAAAAGCTGTTGCTGACAGTTTCCCCCccgctgtcttttttttaattcaaatgtttCCCATCTCTGCAGAGAACACGAGGCCAGTTGTGACTACAGGCCGGTCCGCTGCCCCAACAACCCTTCCTGCCCCCCGCTGCTCACCATGAACCTGGAGGCTCACCTCAAAGAGTGCGAGCACATCAAGTGTCCACACTCCAAATATGGGTGagtcctccaaaaaaaaaaaacgcacttTTATTTACTGCATATTATGCTACTGCATACTATTTGTCTGTCAATGTGTGTTACACACTCGTCTACCTTCCACTCATCGgctctacctctcctcttctccccgaCAGCTGTACGTTCATCGGTAACCAGGACACGTATGAAACACACCTGGAGGTGTGTAAATTTGAGGGCCTGAAGGAGTTTCTGCAGCAGACTGATGACAGGtgagcagacacacagaaagttgagtgtaaaaaaaaaaagtgtaaaaaaacgGAGACGATGATGACTTTGTTTGAAACCCCTGACCGTTGACCCTGTTTAGGTTCCATGAGATGCAGCTGACTCTGGCCCAGAAGGACCAAGATATTGCTTTCCTGCGGTCCATGTTGGGAAAACTGTCTGAGAAGTTAGATCAGCTCGAGAAGAACCTGGAGCTGAAGTTTGGTAAGACACAGTAGAGAAGGAGGTTCCTCTGTTGTACCTTCGTATTCAGCCAGAACTATGAATGCATTCTCCTGTCTCACATTTAAAGGATTTACATGCAGAAGTGAACTAATAGGCGTGATACTTTGACACTTCCtgcatgtgttctgtgtgaAGCCTGAGGTGTTCACAGTGACTTTAGCTGTGAATGTACTACTagtacaactactactacactgGTTTCAGATCAGTGCTTTGGATCTGAGTTTGGGTCTGTGAATTGGTATCAGTGGAGACAAAGCTGGTTTTGTGCATTCGTTATTCCTCGTTTCCATCAGATCGTTTAAGCACAGCATCTTCACTGAGTGCTTCTTCTTAAagttattgttcatgtgtgtgtctttcagatGTGTTGGATGAGAACCAGAGTAAACTGAGCGAGGACCTGATGGAATTTCGTAGAGACGCTTCCATGCTTaacgtaagtgtgtgtgtgtgtgtgtgtgtgtgtgtgtgtgtgtgtgtgtgtgtgtgcgcgtgcgcacTTTGCacggagaaagagaaaatgtgtgtgtgtttgtctatgaATGAGAATAAAAGTTTGAAATAGTGAGACAGAATACGAGGATTGGAGTTGGTGAGCTATAGATGGAGAACAAATCGCTTACGGTGTCGTCTCTCTGCAGGATGAGTTGTCCCACATCAACGCCAGGCTCAACATGGGGATCCTGGGATGTAAGTGTCTGCCCCGTCCGTCCTCCTCTTTAAGAAtcttttttgccttttcatCATTCTTCACATCTCTCAGTGGGGTGAAACATttgataaacacattttaaacaacttctgtttacttgtaaatgtaaaatcttCTCTCGTCAttccctcctcctcgcccttACTCCCACTCACCTTCCCTCACCGGTCTCCATCTgtccctttcttcctcctttcttcatctacctctcctccttttttttttttttttccatcctctCGTCTCTGCTTCAATTGtattcctccctccttttcgcTTCCAATGAAAAACACATATCCAGTCTTTCCCGtctctgtgcctgtgtgtagCATACGACCCCCAGCAGATCTTCAAGTGTAAGGGGACATTTGTTGGCCACCAGGGCCCCGtttggtgtctgtgtgtctactCCACCGGAGACCTACTCTTCTCCGGATCCTCAGATAAAACGATCAAGGTAACATCAatacgcgcacacgcacacaaagccATCCGTCAAAAAATGGCTAATTTTCTTGATGCCCAGCTTTGGCGCAGTAGAGCGCCTTCCAACCCTGTGCGGCCTCACTCAGTGCTATTTTGGGCCTAAATGCGGCCTTTAGCCACCCACTTGCAGAGAGATTCTGATAACCACCGCCCACAACCTTGTTTTGTAAAGGCAATCTGGATTCttagatttgttttaatgctCATCACTTACTCAAGAACTAGAAGACACAAGAGCTAAAAAAAATATGCTTTAAAGGAATAAATACGAGCTACTTCTCCATAGTCACTGTGTTGTCTACTGTAGATGGCGGTTGGAGTGGCcacagtttggagaaacagacaggagtatAAGCACGAGGgcaaagcaatgtactgctgttgagattaaaaagtacaaagatCCATTTGAGCGCgcgctatatttagaatattttcaccgCTGTACTTTGCTGTCAGACAGCCCTTTCAGAAGGGGAACTGAAGCCGTTACATCAATCTATTCTCTCGTCAAAGTTACGAGACTCCTTTTTCacaaaatgtgacatttgaaCTCGCTGAACACAGACGTGGCCGGTCTACCACTGTTTGGGTTGCTAGCTGGGGTTAATGCTTGACTTTGATGAATCAGCACTAACCCTTTTTCAAACACCAAAGTCATACAATtacactaactaactaaccgaTCGAGGCAGGGGTGGAGGAAACTGCTTCAGTTCCCCTTCAGAAAAGAGTTGTTCATTGAAGGTACTGCACTGAACTGAACGCCAAACTGGCCTTTAAGAGGCCTAAAGATGCACACAAATACGACAGGTGTTTtcatttcccctcctctcttgctctcaGGTATGGGACACCTGCACCACCTACAAGTGTCAGAAAACCCTCGAGGGGCACGACGGCATCGTTCTGGCTCTTTGCATCCAAGGGTAACAGAAAGcatacaaacaacacaacataagTTGCATGTCAACTGGGAAtgaccaacccccccccccccctgcccaaAGCATGACTTGTTGATATTTGTCTCCATAGAAACCGTCTGTACAGTGGCTCTGCAGACTGCACCATCATCGTAAGTGGCATTCGCATCCATACCTTCCTCTTTTTTAAAGGCCAAACTTGCCCAATTATTCTTTGCTACAGaagttgtgttttgtctctgttGCGCTTGGCATAGGTGTGGGACATCCAGACCCTGCAGAAAGTCAATACTATCCGTGCCCATGACAACCCTGTATGCACGCTGGTCTCCTCCCACAACATCTTGTTCAGCGGCTCCCTAAAGGCCATCAAGGTACAGTTGTGTTAAGGTTAATTTAAAGTGCGTTATCATGCGTCAACGCAGAAGGTGGAGCGCCATCTTGACAGAGTCAATAGGATTCAAGTGACGCGGTCAGGTCAAACATGAAATTATGAATTACAGTATCAAATAATGACCAGGAAACCGTTTTATTCAATTGAACACTAGTTTTGACTGAAGACAAGTGTGGCTCGGTGAGAAAAAGCTGAAGGAAAGGAGCAATGTTTTTGTTACCATGGTTACAAGCTAGTGAGAGAAGGggatggggtgtgtgtgtgtgtgtgtgtgtgtgtgtgtgtgtgtgtgtgtgtgtgtgtgtgtgtgtgtgtgtgtgtgtgtgtgtgtgtgtgtgtgtgtgtgtgtgtgtgtgtgtgtgtgtgtgtgtgtgtgtgtgtgtgtgtgtgtgtgtgtgtgtgtgtgtgtgtgtgtgtgtgtgtgtgtgtgtgtgtgtgtgtgtgtgtgtgtgtgtgtgtgtgtgttgggttttGTCACccataaataaaaacaggcaGGTAACCAAACCGACATTGATGTAGTTGAAATCTTTATGTTACATGTAGTGAGTATTAGTGCATGACAGAAATGACATGATATTGGACTAAACTTAAAGTAAATGTTGTATGTATTCTCTTGTGTAGTTTTGAAGTTAAGTTTAGAGTTTTCATCGTGTTCAGGTGTGGGACATCGTGGGTACGGAActgaagctgaagaaggagctgaCCGGCCTGAATCACTGGGTCAGAGCACTGGTGGCCTCCCAGAACCACCTGTACAGCGGCTCATATCAGACCATCAAGGTAGGAGGAAAGGTGGGGAGATATGGGTATACGTACACAGTAATAAAACTTCCTGCATTGATTGTCCAAAGCAGGTGTTAAATATAGGGCTCTGTTTTCCAATAAAGCTTTGAATGTCTGTCACGTTTTATGACcctacaaataataaaatgtaattgaacgATTAAATccttggataaaaaaaaaaatgcagaaagtgttaaattaagattaaatgagtctttttatttatttaaattaaatcaatgaTGAATAAAACTGCTCAtgctgttttacattttgtttgcagTTTTTAAAAGGCGAACAACTACGGACCGAAGCAGAATATTTAACGAGATAAAAACATCTTACCTTTTTTCCCAACAAATGTTGATTGTTGGTCTTTATAACACTCTGGAGTTACTGAAAATGTTGACACCAATCTTAAACAAAGCTGCGTAGCCACCATGGTGATCTAATTCTACAAATAGTTTGGTACTGTTCACAAACAAGGCTGTTTGTAACCGGTACAAAATTATGCATTTATAAGAGTGTCAAGGGAAAAGATGAACCgagacactttttttaatgtcactGAACCTGTGAAGCAGAGGAATTCTGTTGCGATGGCCCGCTCCCCTTCCACGGTACTGCCAGCACTCGCCTTACTGGGAGGAAGTCCTAGTGGTCACAAATGGGCTCCAAGGCATCCAGGCAGCCTtcattgttaaaaataaaaacaattcttGTCAATGGCAGAAGGTATTTGGTTAGCGTGACCTTTTGTTTAAGTGCTTTTGTGGTGTGCTTGATATGGCGTAGTAACAGTAACTaaaggaggcggggcttaaggaacttttttttggggggaaacgTCACCAGTCCATGTTATGATCTGTATTTTTCTCCTCCGATGCAGTTAATCGGCTGAACGAAGCTTTGGTATCGTTCAGCAACTGCTCCAGATTCATCTGGCAGTGACAGATTTGAGTGGGATTTGGAAGATAGCTggtaattttaaaaaagcaaaaaaaacaacaacaaacaaatgaaaagccaGAGGAAGGTAGTCGGGGTGAATACTAGGCCCGTAGTTATGTAGAGTTACACAAGACTAAATATAACGCATTGTTTATGGGAACAATCGGCAGAGTTAGACCAATGTGATTGACGAGGATgtttaaatacaaaagtaaTAGAATGTAACTGTTCCAGTGGAAGCTGTTCAGATATACTGTGGTCAGTAATTGGGTTCTGTCCTTGTAAAAAAGACTGAGTCTCCTCCTACCCATCACCCTGCTTCTTTATGTTTTAGCTTGGTGACATCACTCCTCCAGTGTAGCTCTTGGTCACTCTCACTCCTCCAGTGTAGCTCCTCCAGTGTAGCTCTTAGTCACTCTCACTCATCCAGTGTAGCTCTTAGTCACTCTCACTCCTCCAGTGTAGCTCTTAGTCACTCTCACTCATCCAGTGTAGCTCTTGGCCACATTAGGCAGCTGTTCTCTACGCATCCAGATGAAGATCATTCaccatttagcagctaaagagccagatggACCAAAACTACAGCTGAAAGTGACACAGTAGGCGTGGATAACTAATTAGCATATGATGATTGTCAACGGTGAAACATTGTGATGGACGACGATGCGTTCGCtttcaaatgtatattaataaatTGACTAATTTATGTGCTCAGATTGATTTATGTCTCCACTAATAAAAGGACATGTCATCTTACCTATCGTGATAAGTGATGGATGCGtttctcggtgtgtgtgtgttgtccgaAGCAGTTTGTAGTTGAACGATCCTAACTGATGACTATCATTGTTTTGAGACCTCTCGCAAAAATCAATAATGCTGATAAATTGTAATTGTTACTTACCGACGTGCGATTGTTTAACCTCCGAAACCAGAAACTCTTTAAACGAATGCATGCTAACGTCCTTTCTACTGGAAGTGTTAGCTAACATGTTCAACATGACTTTAAGCTGCTGATGATAATCATACATTTATAAACCCGATAAGTATTTATCTTCATGTAGCTACAACCCTTCACCCTGATGCTCAGTGCCAGCAGCATAAGCTCTGCTGTGTCATCTCCATTGGCAAATGAAAGTGGGTGTGAAATGCAGATGAGATATGAGAGAGCATCATCTCTGTCTCATCGTTGTATTTTGTGGCCTGTTTTCAGTGCTGCACCGTGATTGGCCAGGTGGCCTAGCGGATTAAACTTGTGATTACTCCACTCActgtgttgccatggagatggaAATTGACAGCTTGCAGCTGTTGAACAACTTTTTCCACTGCTGAGACTGTATGTGTAGTTATGTGTTTTTCCATCCTTCACTCGCTCTCACGTCCTCTTCCccatcctcctctttctctttttaaagtgtcttttttttaagggggtTTCTTACCCATCACCCCTCTCTGACTCCTGTTTCGTTCCCCATCTGTCAGATTTGGGACATCCGCTCTCTGGAGTGTGTTCACGTCCTGCAGACCAGCGGGGGCAGCGTCTACTCTATCGCCGTCACCAACCACCACATCGTCTGCGGCACCTATGAAAACCTCATCCACGTAAGAGAGAAACACGCATGCTTGAGTTCTTTTATTTGTACTCTTCTTCATTCCTCATGAGCCAAACACACTTGAGTCTTGCCCCCCCCTTGGCATGAGGTGGTTTCTGGTTCCAATTATGCTTTGCTGTTGGTTTTTTCCCCACACATGGTTTATCCTCTCTGTATAAAGAGGGGATTAAGACACATTAAGACCAGAATAGGATCTGATACGGACCAGAATTAAGCAGCTGCTTACTTTGACTATCTCTCAAATCAAAGTTTGAAGAAAAACTACatcgatgatgatgatgatgatgatgatggtggtggtggtggtgtttgtCCTTTTTCCAGGTGTGGGACATTGAGTCTAAAGAGCAGGTGCGGACCCTGACCGGTCACGTGGGGACAGTTTATGCTCTTGCTGTCATCGCCACCCCTGACCAGACCAAAGTGTTCAGCGCCTCCTACGACCGCTCACTCAGGGTGAGgactttaaagtgtgtgtgtgtgtgtgtgtgtgtgtgggtatgttaTTTGTATGTCAGTTAGGTTGTCCTCTGAGGTATGCAGAGGAGAGGGTTCAACGTTGAgtctgatgtgtttgtgttctccagGTGTGGAGCATGGACAACATGATCTGCACCCAGACCCTGCTGAGACACCAGGGCAGTGTAACGGCTCTGGCCGTCTCTAGAGGGCGCCTCTTCTCCGGAGCCGTCGACAGCACCGTCAAGGTACCGCCGCTCGTTACCGCCCCACCTGCTGATCATCTgcgtccgtccgtctgtccttTTTTATTCTGTTGCTCAAGGGGCTGAGTCACTACTCAGTTTTCTGTTTCATCCACCTAGCAGTCAAAAAGATCTACCTACATTAataatgctatatatatatatatatatatatatatatatatatatatatatatataacccttA of the Cyclopterus lumpus isolate fCycLum1 chromosome 8, fCycLum1.pri, whole genome shotgun sequence genome contains:
- the traf7 gene encoding E3 ubiquitin-protein ligase TRAF7 isoform X1, translated to MEASFGPTFSAVAAGAKAEGSSSYKQHRRTPSSSSTLTYSPRDDDDGMPPMTPRRSDSAISVRSLHSESNMSLRSTFSLHEEEEDTEPQVFAEQPSVKLCCQLCCNVFKDPVITTCGHTFCRRCALTSDKCPVDAAKLTVVVNNIAVAEQIGELFIHCKYGCRATASAAGGAAACTSTVAGKPGAYEVDPLGCPFTIKLSTRKEHEASCDYRPVRCPNNPSCPPLLTMNLEAHLKECEHIKCPHSKYGCTFIGNQDTYETHLEVCKFEGLKEFLQQTDDRFHEMQLTLAQKDQDIAFLRSMLGKLSEKLDQLEKNLELKFDVLDENQSKLSEDLMEFRRDASMLNDELSHINARLNMGILGSYDPQQIFKCKGTFVGHQGPVWCLCVYSTGDLLFSGSSDKTIKVWDTCTTYKCQKTLEGHDGIVLALCIQGNRLYSGSADCTIIVWDIQTLQKVNTIRAHDNPVCTLVSSHNILFSGSLKAIKVWDIVGTELKLKKELTGLNHWVRALVASQNHLYSGSYQTIKIWDIRSLECVHVLQTSGGSVYSIAVTNHHIVCGTYENLIHVWDIESKEQVRTLTGHVGTVYALAVIATPDQTKVFSASYDRSLRVWSMDNMICTQTLLRHQGSVTALAVSRGRLFSGAVDSTVKVWTC
- the traf7 gene encoding E3 ubiquitin-protein ligase TRAF7 isoform X2; translated protein: MEASFGPTFSAVAAGAKEGSSSYKQHRRTPSSSSTLTYSPRDDDDGMPPMTPRRSDSAISVRSLHSESNMSLRSTFSLHEEEEDTEPQVFAEQPSVKLCCQLCCNVFKDPVITTCGHTFCRRCALTSDKCPVDAAKLTVVVNNIAVAEQIGELFIHCKYGCRATASAAGGAAACTSTVAGKPGAYEVDPLGCPFTIKLSTRKEHEASCDYRPVRCPNNPSCPPLLTMNLEAHLKECEHIKCPHSKYGCTFIGNQDTYETHLEVCKFEGLKEFLQQTDDRFHEMQLTLAQKDQDIAFLRSMLGKLSEKLDQLEKNLELKFDVLDENQSKLSEDLMEFRRDASMLNDELSHINARLNMGILGSYDPQQIFKCKGTFVGHQGPVWCLCVYSTGDLLFSGSSDKTIKVWDTCTTYKCQKTLEGHDGIVLALCIQGNRLYSGSADCTIIVWDIQTLQKVNTIRAHDNPVCTLVSSHNILFSGSLKAIKVWDIVGTELKLKKELTGLNHWVRALVASQNHLYSGSYQTIKIWDIRSLECVHVLQTSGGSVYSIAVTNHHIVCGTYENLIHVWDIESKEQVRTLTGHVGTVYALAVIATPDQTKVFSASYDRSLRVWSMDNMICTQTLLRHQGSVTALAVSRGRLFSGAVDSTVKVWTC